One uncultured Methanobrevibacter sp. genomic window, AGATAGTTTATTCCGGAGACGATGAATACAATTCCACAAGCGAAGACGGCACATACACATTATATGAGAATACCAAAAAAGTGCCAATCAATAAAACAACCACTTCATTAAGTGTTCCTAAAACAAAAACATTTAAATTGTCACAAAAAACCAAAAAGTATACCGTTACATTAAAAGCAAACAAAAAAGCATTGAAAAAGGTTAATGTTTACCTCACACTTTCCTCCGGCAAGAAATACAAAAAGACATTTACCGCAAAAACAAATTCCAAAGGTCAGGCAACATTCAAGATAACCGGATTGACCAAAAAAGGAACATATACAGGTACAATAAAATATAAAGGAAGCAAAGACTACAAGACTATCGGATACAAAATAACTGCCAAAAATGTCAAGTCAAAACTTAAAATTACAAGAGGAAAAGTGATTCCAGATACAGGAAAATATTATATAACCGTTCCTATTATAACAGCAGACATTGACGGCCAGCTTGATGTTAGTGAGGTTTATACCTTATTAAACGAATTCAGAACCCAAAAAGGCGTATGGCAATTGGATAAAAACAACCAGAACACAACCTTCTTCAACACCAACCCTTCAAATACCCTCAAACCTTTAACAACTGATGAGGAATTGGAAAAAGTTGCACAGAGAAGAGCAGAAGAAGCATATGAAGTATGGAACAAAACAGACAAACTAAGCCATGACCGTCCAGACGGCAGCGATTGCTTTACAATATACCCTAAATTAAAAGACTATGGAGAAAATCTTGCACTAGGTCAAACCACTGCAAAGCAAGTAATGGAATCATGGAAAGAAACCAATGAACCATACGAGCGCCAAGGCCACAGACGCAACATGCTTAAACCGGACTTCAACTGTGTAGGAATTGCTGCATACAAAATGAACGGTATAACCGTCTGGGCACAAGCTTTCGGAACAATATGAAAGATTAAACTCTTTCATCTCCACTTTTTTTATTATATTACTAATTTGATAATATTTCTTTATTTATTATTTTAAAGAAAAACAATAATACAAATATATTTTTATGAGATTTGAATGATTTTTTAAAATAAAAAACGTAATAATTTTATTAATCTAATTAATCAACCAGTCAGTAAAATCAACATCACCGACAGGATAGCTGCCGCCATTTTCAATGACGTCTTTTACAAGGTCTGCTGCATCTTCAATACTTAAATCACTTATATCAAGTTCATAAATATCATCGCAGTATAACTCATATGCTTCAGCTGAACAGACTCCAAGAGCTTCGGCTTCAAGGTTTTCATGTATCTTTGACTGTGAATAATCACGGGCTTCAAGGCGTTTTTCTAAAATTTCAGGCCTTACCCTTAAAACAATCACCTTATCAGCGCCCTGACATAAATGAGACAAATGCCCTTCAAAAATAGTCAGCCCGTCACTATCAGAGATAATTTCAGATACTTTTTCGTTTAATGCGGGAATATCAATGACTTTGTATCCTTTTTCATCATCGATTCCTAAAACAAAATCATTTTCAATAGCTAAATCATTAATTTTAATCAGTTTACAGTTTAAATCATTTGAAAGCACTTCACTGATAGTTGTTTTACCTGTACATGGAGTGCCTGTTATAAAAATACTTTTACACATAATATCAAAAAAAAAGAAGAATTATTTTTTTAGAATAATTCTAAGTACATCCTCATCATCCAATACGTGGTCGGGACCTACCTTTTGTCCTGGGAATTTAACTGAAGTTCCCCAGATTTTAGCATGACGGAAATTCTTTACGAATTCTCTGTGCAGTTTTCTGCATGCGTCAATAACGGTAGAACCTTTTTTAATAACCAACGGATCTTCCATGTCCGCTTTTCTACCTTGGGGTTTTAGATATACACGAACCAAATCCAAGTTGTCAAATATCAAATCTTTCAGCTCATCAATATTTGTTTTTTTATCGGCAGAAATTGGAATGAATTCTGGAATGTATTTTTTTAACTCCTCTATGTATGCGTCATCTACAAGATCCACCTTATTTAATAGAACTAACATCGGAACATATGATTTATTTCTATCGAGTACGTCAATAAATTGGTCCATTGTCACATCATCTCTAAAAAGAACATCTGCATTTATATATCCATACTCATTTAGGATAGATCTGATAGTTTTCTCATCAAGATGAGTTAACTTACAGGTTGATGAAACTTTTACTCCACCTAATTTTTTCCTTTTGACAGTCACATCAGGTGGCTGTTCATTCGGCCTTATTCCAATAGCTCTTAATTCTTTTTCAATAACCTTAATATGTTGTGGATTTAAAGTATCCAGGACGACTAAAATCAGATCAGCTGTTCTTGCAACAGACAAAATTTCTTTACCCCTACCTTTACCGCTGCTTGCTCCTGTAATGATTCCAGGAATATCAAAAACCTGAATTTTTGCATTCTTATGCTCCATTACACCAGGAACAATATCCAGAGTAGTGAACTGATATGCTCCGACTTTACTTTCAGCATTGGTAATTTCATTTAAAAGAGTTGATTTACCTACAGACGGAAATCCTACAAGCACAACAGTAGCATCACCTGATTTTTTAACGTGAAATCCCTGTCCTTTGGACCCGCCGCTGCTTCTCTGCAAGGACTCCTCTTTCAGCTTGGATAATTTAGCTTTAAGCTTACCAATATGATGTGAAGTCGCTTTATTGTAGGGTGTTTTTTGAATTTCTTCTTCAATATCTTTTATTTTCTCCTCGATACCCAATTTAAATCACCAAAATATTAAAATAAAAAAAAAGTTTTAGATTAGGAAAATCCTAATCTAATTGCTAGTTGAGTTACTAGTTGTATTGGTGCTGGAACTGCCAGAACCGCCTCCAGCAACTGTATTGTTAAAGTTTACATTGAACAGCATTACACCGTTTTCCACGTGAACATTTTCAAATATGTTTTGTCCCGCTCCACCTAAAAGGTATAATCTAGTAAACATCGAATCGGCCAGTTCATTACTGAACAGAATTGGCGTATACTGATTCTTGT contains:
- a CDS encoding CAP domain-containing protein; protein product: MRFKKLLLVSLVLLTIFTISAVSASDNITDDTLSADDSAIELSDKEIKTDEILKTDANEEVLSLNDSNMKADFVDQYDNGTIYTVNPETDFYVNDHDSDYLRVKFPNLVTGTLSLSIDGKIVNEKEITAKTHYLFINTRSYGLTEGSHTWNLAYSGDDYYASTSLNGTFVLNPASETFVKKDSKMNVYVVTQDESGVIYAIDENKNLSIKNTKTDYFNVKFPKEVAGTLYLYIDGRLKSTKNITAKTHYFFTNAEEYNLKAGKHTWKIVYSGDDEYNSTSEDGTYTLYENTKKVPINKTTTSLSVPKTKTFKLSQKTKKYTVTLKANKKALKKVNVYLTLSSGKKYKKTFTAKTNSKGQATFKITGLTKKGTYTGTIKYKGSKDYKTIGYKITAKNVKSKLKITRGKVIPDTGKYYITVPIITADIDGQLDVSEVYTLLNEFRTQKGVWQLDKNNQNTTFFNTNPSNTLKPLTTDEELEKVAQRRAEEAYEVWNKTDKLSHDRPDGSDCFTIYPKLKDYGENLALGQTTAKQVMESWKETNEPYERQGHRRNMLKPDFNCVGIAAYKMNGITVWAQAFGTI
- a CDS encoding adenylate kinase family protein; its protein translation is MCKSIFITGTPCTGKTTISEVLSNDLNCKLIKINDLAIENDFVLGIDDEKGYKVIDIPALNEKVSEIISDSDGLTIFEGHLSHLCQGADKVIVLRVRPEILEKRLEARDYSQSKIHENLEAEALGVCSAEAYELYCDDIYELDISDLSIEDAADLVKDVIENGGSYPVGDVDFTDWLIN
- a CDS encoding GTP-binding protein encodes the protein MGIEEKIKDIEEEIQKTPYNKATSHHIGKLKAKLSKLKEESLQRSSGGSKGQGFHVKKSGDATVVLVGFPSVGKSTLLNEITNAESKVGAYQFTTLDIVPGVMEHKNAKIQVFDIPGIITGASSGKGRGKEILSVARTADLILVVLDTLNPQHIKVIEKELRAIGIRPNEQPPDVTVKRKKLGGVKVSSTCKLTHLDEKTIRSILNEYGYINADVLFRDDVTMDQFIDVLDRNKSYVPMLVLLNKVDLVDDAYIEELKKYIPEFIPISADKKTNIDELKDLIFDNLDLVRVYLKPQGRKADMEDPLVIKKGSTVIDACRKLHREFVKNFRHAKIWGTSVKFPGQKVGPDHVLDDEDVLRIILKK